A genomic stretch from Elusimicrobiota bacterium includes:
- the queF gene encoding preQ(1) synthase produces MKKKLIYGYQPELALAGADSPLPPIETWPNQNRGYEIRIEHPEFTSVCPKTKLPDFGTLWLSYEPARLCIELKSFKYYLLGYRSMGIFYENAVNRILKDIVKATKPVWAELEGSFTTRGGMRSVIVARYGTRRIAHRH; encoded by the coding sequence ATGAAGAAGAAGCTCATCTATGGTTATCAGCCGGAGCTGGCTTTGGCCGGAGCGGACTCGCCTCTGCCTCCCATCGAGACCTGGCCGAACCAGAACCGGGGCTACGAGATCCGCATCGAGCATCCGGAATTCACCTCGGTCTGCCCCAAGACCAAGCTGCCGGACTTCGGGACCTTGTGGCTGAGCTACGAGCCGGCGCGCCTGTGCATCGAACTGAAGTCCTTCAAGTATTACCTGCTGGGCTACCGCAGCATGGGCATCTTCTACGAGAACGCGGTCAACCGCATCCTCAAGGACATCGTCAAGGCCACCAAACCCGTCTGGGCGGAACTGGAAGGGTCTTTCACCACGCGCGGCGGCATGCGCTCGGTCATCGTGGCCCGCTACGGGACGCGGCGCATCGCGCATCGGCATTAA